A region of Flavobacteriales bacterium DNA encodes the following proteins:
- a CDS encoding SpoIIE family protein phosphatase, whose product MKGKLLYITLLLFQFSFAQNSYIELIQEGEGEVKIGFHNFSKEKHEINNRGFEYDLMTLFFDYVEQKKEVKIHRKYVHSESFKGLYQDVKDNNLDFAYCFFSITDERKEEVHFSPPYMPNIEVVISNKNLPIVSDSADFSKRFKGATALYIPQTTYEHNVKQLKDAFPGIKTESIKSSTQLIQKINSTKNYFGFIELQQYFQFQDELTNVLRQNIFLTKREGYGFIFPISSDWKPIVDLFFLEKREEIREIIKKRFDGEMIQFIDDIQSSSSNDLNLMLLTKEREIEEMKGLTTKLLYDNERLENLKSAAEKKELRRNLMVIIALFLIIVIVAFIAYRIKVRHNKEVLLKNEQLAIQKNIVEKKHTEIKDSINYAKRIQNALLQGEEHLNPMLPNHFIYFQPKDVVSGDFYWGKTFDKHYYLSVTDCTGHGVPGGFMSVLGIAMLNEITRSKKNILPSDMLNILRDKIILELAQDADRHSNKDGMNTIVLKINKETQHMRYAGAYHSILIIRDGALIELKTDKEPIGFTYIMTPFNSYDFQLMKGDLVYIYSDGYADQFGGERGKKFKSRNFKDLLLRIHQEPLKAQKEILAQTFNDWKRKEEQVDDVTVLGMKI is encoded by the coding sequence ATGAAAGGGAAGCTTTTATATATAACATTATTATTATTTCAGTTTTCCTTTGCGCAGAACTCCTATATAGAATTGATTCAAGAGGGAGAGGGGGAAGTAAAGATAGGGTTTCATAACTTCTCTAAAGAAAAGCATGAAATCAACAATAGAGGCTTTGAATACGATTTAATGACCTTGTTCTTTGATTATGTAGAACAAAAAAAGGAAGTTAAAATTCATCGTAAATATGTTCATTCCGAAAGTTTTAAAGGCTTGTATCAAGATGTAAAAGATAATAACCTCGATTTTGCTTATTGTTTTTTTAGTATCACTGATGAACGAAAGGAAGAGGTGCATTTTTCACCTCCCTATATGCCCAATATTGAAGTTGTGATCTCTAATAAAAATTTACCGATTGTATCAGACTCAGCTGATTTTAGTAAAAGGTTTAAAGGAGCAACAGCATTGTATATCCCTCAAACAACTTATGAGCACAATGTCAAACAACTCAAAGATGCATTTCCAGGAATCAAAACCGAATCGATTAAATCGAGTACCCAATTGATTCAAAAAATTAATTCAACGAAAAATTACTTTGGCTTTATTGAGTTACAACAATATTTTCAATTTCAAGATGAATTAACCAATGTGTTAAGGCAAAATATCTTTTTAACCAAACGAGAGGGCTACGGGTTTATTTTTCCAATTAGTTCAGATTGGAAACCAATCGTCGACTTATTTTTCTTAGAAAAAAGGGAAGAGATAAGAGAGATTATTAAAAAGCGTTTTGATGGAGAAATGATTCAGTTTATTGATGATATACAATCCTCAAGTTCCAATGATCTTAATTTAATGTTATTAACGAAAGAGCGAGAGATAGAGGAGATGAAAGGCTTAACGACAAAATTGCTTTACGATAATGAAAGGTTAGAAAACTTAAAAAGTGCTGCTGAAAAGAAAGAGTTGAGAAGAAATTTAATGGTAATTATCGCCTTATTTTTAATTATCGTTATCGTTGCTTTTATCGCTTATCGTATAAAGGTTAGGCACAACAAAGAGGTATTGTTGAAAAATGAACAATTAGCCATACAAAAAAACATAGTCGAGAAGAAACATACCGAGATAAAGGATAGTATAAACTATGCAAAAAGAATTCAAAATGCACTACTACAAGGAGAGGAGCATTTGAATCCAATGTTACCGAATCATTTTATTTATTTTCAGCCTAAAGATGTTGTTAGTGGTGACTTTTATTGGGGAAAAACTTTTGATAAACATTATTATTTATCAGTAACTGATTGTACTGGACATGGGGTCCCAGGTGGGTTTATGAGTGTATTAGGGATTGCTATGCTTAATGAAATAACGCGTTCTAAGAAAAATATTTTACCTAGTGATATGTTGAATATCCTTAGAGATAAAATTATCTTAGAATTAGCCCAAGACGCCGATAGGCATTCCAATAAAGATGGAATGAATACAATAGTCTTAAAAATCAACAAAGAAACCCAACACATGCGTTATGCAGGAGCTTATCATTCTATTTTAATCATTAGGGATGGTGCGTTAATCGAATTAAAGACAGATAAAGAACCAATAGGTTTTACTTATATTATGACTCCATTTAATAGTTATGATTTCCAGTTGATGAAAGGAGATTTGGTCTACATATACTCAGATGGCTATGCAGATCAGTTTGGTGGAGAACGAGGTAAAAAGTTTAAATCAAGAAATTTTAAAGACTTATTATTACGTATTCATCAAGAGCCATTAAAAGCACAAAAAGAAATATTGGCACAGACCTTTAACGACTGGAAAAGAAAAGAGGAGCAAGTTGATGATGTTACCGTTCTGGGAATGAAAATATAA
- a CDS encoding phage integrase SAM-like domain and Arm DNA-binding domain-containing protein: MKNKFKIRTVVRKDKQKENGLVPIYFLVDLNGKVMKLSTGNWINLKDWDARRCEPKGNYANLRTKLRRDLTKIEDFYLDKIGRDEVVTAEMIKRFYKCGDENDFFAYYERFLELKRRTERESTVKSYTGTLNHLKKFRSNISINEIDLNFI; encoded by the coding sequence ATGAAAAACAAGTTTAAAATTAGAACGGTTGTAAGAAAGGATAAGCAAAAAGAAAATGGATTAGTTCCTATTTATTTTTTGGTTGATTTGAATGGTAAGGTAATGAAGTTGTCAACTGGTAATTGGATTAATTTAAAAGATTGGGATGCGAGAAGATGCGAACCGAAAGGGAACTATGCGAATCTAAGAACTAAGTTGAGAAGAGACCTAACTAAAATCGAAGATTTCTACTTAGATAAAATTGGTCGAGATGAGGTTGTGACCGCTGAAATGATTAAGCGTTTCTATAAATGTGGCGATGAGAATGACTTCTTTGCTTATTACGAGCGATTTTTAGAATTGAAAAGAAGAACTGAAAGAGAAAGTACTGTCAAAAGTTATACTGGTACTCTAAATCACTTAAAGAAATTCCGAAGCAATATTTCGATTAATGAAATTGATTTGAATTTTATTTAA
- a CDS encoding ATP-binding protein, which produces MEFSDETYVENDGVLWKGVLREVKRARLALQPVYEAFTNALEAIKIREENGDDFAPEIVITIRSTQATDSSNVFDKLTIEDNGIGFNNEEFERFNRYKDFTKGYKNLGSGRIQYAHYFGRTNFVSTYKTENETRKREFVVSKADDFLNNNAIVFHKSDASCDECDNGTRVTFNGLIDSTRRIYHDLTADELKTSLLDRYLQYFCTNKTTLPKMLIKHYVFEELKGECEIEAYDIPNVDKTENITLNYSRISNDSRRIEHTEEFEEFTINSYRIPASRLDENRINLTSKDEIVENIELNLDLLSKKDKVGDDHFMFLISSDYIDDRDSDERGMLKIPTYETFSSNELFSEDEILLDDIQLSVNESLVRMYPEIKEIKEKHESDFERLKEMFLLDDDDIDFKISVNDTENKILEKVYSNEAKKVAAIDANIKNRIDGLDRLDTTSDNYLDLLQEEVEELVRVIPLQNKTALTHYVARRKLVLELFNKILERQLEVQNDGGRNDDEKLLHNLVFQQSTVNPEQSDLWLINEDFIYFGGTSESELKDVKINGDKILRDDLTEEETEFVNSLNENRLAKRPDILLFPEESKCIIIEFKNPNVNVSKHLGQINNYATLLRNLCKPEFEFITFYGYLIGEKINHLDVKAYDGDFVEAYHYDYMFRNHKGISNLFVEKKGSLYMEVIKYSSLLERAKRRNEIFIEKLTKKLEVNNEEEIEGDDS; this is translated from the coding sequence ATGGAGTTTAGCGATGAGACATATGTAGAGAATGATGGAGTCCTTTGGAAAGGAGTGTTACGTGAAGTTAAGCGTGCTCGTCTAGCTTTACAACCCGTATATGAGGCATTTACTAATGCTCTTGAAGCGATAAAAATTAGAGAGGAAAATGGAGATGATTTTGCTCCTGAAATAGTTATAACGATACGGTCTACCCAGGCAACGGATAGTTCTAATGTATTTGATAAGTTAACGATTGAAGATAACGGTATAGGCTTTAATAATGAGGAGTTTGAGAGGTTTAACCGATATAAAGATTTTACTAAGGGGTATAAGAATTTAGGGTCTGGTCGTATTCAGTATGCCCATTATTTTGGAAGAACAAATTTTGTAAGTACCTATAAGACTGAAAACGAAACTAGAAAAAGAGAATTTGTTGTATCGAAAGCTGATGATTTTTTGAATAATAACGCAATTGTCTTTCATAAGTCTGATGCTTCTTGTGATGAATGTGATAATGGAACTAGAGTTACGTTTAATGGACTAATTGATAGTACGAGAAGAATTTACCACGATTTGACGGCTGATGAACTAAAGACTAGCTTGCTTGATAGATACTTGCAGTATTTCTGTACGAATAAAACTACTCTTCCTAAGATGTTAATTAAGCACTACGTTTTTGAAGAGTTAAAGGGAGAATGTGAGATTGAAGCATATGATATTCCGAATGTAGATAAGACTGAAAATATTACTTTAAATTATTCACGAATATCTAACGATAGTAGAAGGATTGAGCATACTGAAGAATTTGAGGAGTTTACTATTAACTCTTATAGAATCCCGGCAAGTCGACTTGATGAAAATAGAATTAATCTTACGAGTAAGGATGAGATCGTAGAAAATATAGAATTGAATCTCGACTTGTTGTCGAAAAAAGATAAAGTAGGAGACGACCACTTTATGTTTTTGATTTCGAGCGATTATATTGACGACAGAGATTCCGATGAAAGAGGAATGTTAAAAATTCCTACGTACGAGACATTTAGTAGTAATGAACTTTTTTCGGAGGACGAAATTTTATTGGATGATATTCAGCTTTCAGTGAACGAATCATTAGTACGTATGTATCCTGAAATTAAAGAGATAAAGGAAAAGCACGAATCTGATTTTGAAAGACTAAAAGAAATGTTCCTTTTGGATGATGACGATATTGATTTTAAAATATCTGTCAACGATACCGAGAATAAGATTTTGGAAAAAGTTTATTCTAATGAAGCGAAAAAGGTTGCTGCAATTGATGCGAATATTAAGAATCGAATTGACGGATTAGATAGGCTTGATACCACTTCGGATAATTATCTTGATTTGTTGCAAGAAGAGGTGGAAGAATTGGTTCGAGTTATTCCTTTGCAAAATAAGACGGCATTAACGCATTATGTTGCTCGGAGAAAATTGGTTTTGGAGTTGTTTAATAAGATTTTAGAAAGACAACTTGAGGTGCAAAATGACGGAGGCAGGAATGATGATGAAAAGTTATTGCATAATCTAGTATTCCAGCAATCTACGGTTAATCCTGAGCAAAGTGATTTATGGCTGATAAATGAAGACTTTATCTATTTCGGGGGAACTTCGGAGAGTGAGTTGAAAGATGTTAAAATAAATGGGGATAAAATCTTGAGGGATGATCTGACCGAAGAGGAAACAGAATTTGTTAATTCCCTTAATGAAAATAGACTTGCTAAACGCCCTGATATCTTGTTGTTCCCCGAAGAATCTAAATGTATAATTATCGAGTTTAAAAACCCGAATGTAAATGTCTCTAAGCATCTTGGGCAAATAAATAATTATGCCACCTTGCTTCGTAACTTATGCAAGCCAGAGTTTGAGTTTATAACGTTCTATGGTTATTTGATAGGAGAAAAGATAAACCACCTTGACGTTAAGGCTTACGATGGAGATTTCGTTGAGGCATACCACTATGATTATATGTTTAGAAACCATAAAGGAATCTCGAACTTATTTGTTGAAAAGAAAGGTAGTCTTTATATGGAGGTTATTAAGTATTCTTCCTTGTTGGAGCGTGCGAAAAGAAGGAACGAGATATTTATTGAAAAGCTGACTAAAAAGCTAGAAGTAAACAACGAAGAAGAAATAGAAGGAGATGACTCTTAA
- a CDS encoding OmpA family protein, with amino-acid sequence MSCFALGQYSRIDYANFLYTQYNYKKANSVYQKVYQKKGLKDTDLTNYLESLYLCHQYKKVIELIGKKDTVNYSQGIVLLKSYQFTKDTLGFTATVSRLLKQYPDSAILKNYQNSMGLMTQEHSKGYIVGEQVRNLKKGATFPYAYASELIYFYPKQPTKLFRKYYSQNNLSYKISKKPPMLAVEKEPEICGPIWYNDSLLFLSNYYKNGQNGKRHLKIDCYYRNRRSILPFCVDSVSITHPAFDPQNNRLYFALKANNSNSDIYYSDYLYGNWSKPQKLNDNINTSGNEMFPYIHGNFLYFTSDGLPGIGGMDLYEINIAEIATKQPTNLGRKINSPFDDFSICFSDNYTGYFSSNRKDYADAIYRFKFDTTAKINHCINQCENTSCISLSHEYSEDKYLTTKWIVGNGDTLLGQKIDYCYSEKGTYNCELLVYDTLDTELLMFQEFFTVTIEENLKPAPGINIKIEGQVGESIKFLIDSTHKASVFAQEWNFGDGFTSNKKAAHHVYQAPGVYQVSCRVFYHDTSGLECCKTQSTSYINIKDTVANNSNKGAFQFAGDEYYVSIYTLANTEVNYQDYQLTILNENNRKENRLPLAKKIEKIQLNKEHNYKMAVVHRHTKDTLSFDRIQHDGKQEHEFEDEVSILLYNLDTVFFKPNSFRLTNIEKKKLDVIIDYLKLYPTYQLRIEGYTDAVGGELYNLNLSKRRVNAVKAYLINNAIENSRVAIHAFGEQKIGANEEILAQGKNRRVELIIEKNE; translated from the coding sequence ATGAGTTGTTTTGCTTTGGGACAATACAGCAGGATTGATTATGCCAATTTTTTATATACACAATATAACTACAAAAAGGCAAATAGTGTTTATCAAAAGGTTTATCAGAAGAAAGGTTTGAAAGATACTGATTTAACCAATTACCTTGAATCCTTATATCTCTGCCATCAGTATAAAAAAGTCATTGAGTTGATAGGAAAGAAAGATACTGTAAATTATAGCCAAGGAATCGTATTACTAAAATCATATCAATTTACAAAAGACACCCTAGGCTTTACAGCAACGGTTAGTCGCCTATTAAAACAGTATCCCGATTCAGCAATATTGAAAAATTATCAAAATTCGATGGGGCTGATGACGCAAGAACATTCGAAAGGCTACATTGTTGGTGAACAAGTTCGAAACTTAAAAAAAGGAGCAACATTTCCTTATGCTTATGCTTCTGAATTGATTTATTTTTATCCTAAGCAACCGACAAAGCTTTTTAGGAAATACTACAGTCAAAATAATTTAAGTTATAAAATAAGTAAAAAGCCACCCATGCTGGCAGTAGAAAAGGAGCCTGAAATATGTGGGCCTATTTGGTATAATGATTCCTTACTTTTTTTATCAAACTACTACAAAAATGGACAAAATGGAAAACGACATTTGAAAATTGATTGCTATTATAGAAATAGGCGTAGTATTTTACCTTTTTGTGTTGATTCTGTATCTATCACTCACCCAGCCTTTGATCCTCAAAATAATCGGCTCTATTTTGCCTTAAAAGCAAATAACAGTAATAGTGATATTTATTATTCGGATTACTTGTATGGAAATTGGAGTAAACCTCAAAAATTGAATGATAATATCAATACATCAGGAAATGAAATGTTCCCGTATATACATGGAAACTTTTTATATTTTACTTCAGATGGCTTGCCTGGAATAGGAGGTATGGACCTTTACGAAATTAACATTGCTGAAATAGCGACAAAGCAACCAACAAATTTAGGTCGAAAAATAAATTCACCATTTGATGACTTTAGTATTTGCTTTAGCGATAATTATACAGGTTATTTTTCATCCAACAGGAAAGATTATGCCGATGCTATTTATCGTTTTAAGTTTGATACAACCGCTAAGATTAACCACTGTATCAATCAATGTGAAAACACATCTTGTATTAGTTTATCTCACGAATATAGTGAAGATAAGTATTTAACTACAAAGTGGATCGTTGGTAATGGAGATACGTTGTTAGGACAAAAAATAGATTATTGCTACAGCGAAAAAGGAACATATAATTGTGAACTGTTAGTTTATGATACATTGGATACTGAATTACTAATGTTTCAAGAGTTTTTTACCGTAACAATTGAAGAAAATTTAAAACCTGCTCCTGGAATAAATATCAAGATAGAAGGGCAAGTAGGGGAGTCCATTAAATTTTTAATTGATTCAACTCATAAAGCGTCCGTTTTTGCACAAGAATGGAATTTTGGAGATGGTTTCACATCAAATAAAAAAGCAGCTCATCATGTGTATCAAGCGCCAGGTGTATACCAAGTGAGTTGTCGAGTGTTTTATCACGATACTAGTGGCTTAGAATGTTGTAAAACTCAATCCACCTCTTACATAAACATCAAAGATACCGTTGCCAATAACAGTAATAAAGGTGCTTTTCAGTTTGCTGGAGACGAATATTATGTTTCAATCTATACACTTGCTAATACTGAGGTAAATTACCAAGATTATCAATTAACTATTTTAAATGAAAATAATCGGAAAGAAAATAGACTACCCTTGGCAAAAAAAATAGAAAAAATTCAACTTAATAAAGAACATAATTATAAAATGGCTGTAGTTCATCGGCATACAAAAGACACCCTTTCGTTCGATAGAATTCAACATGATGGAAAACAAGAGCACGAATTTGAGGATGAGGTTTCAATTCTTTTATACAACCTGGATACTGTTTTTTTTAAGCCCAATTCTTTTCGTTTAACCAATATTGAAAAAAAGAAATTGGATGTGATCATAGATTACCTTAAATTATACCCTACTTACCAATTAAGAATAGAGGGCTATACAGATGCTGTAGGTGGAGAGCTATATAATTTAAACTTATCAAAGAGACGGGTAAATGCCGTTAAAGCGTATTTAATAAATAATGCGATCGAAAATAGTAGAGTGGCAATACATGCTTTTGGTGAGCAAAAAATAGGAGCTAACGAAGAAATTTTGGCGCAAGGTAAGAATAGAAGAGTTGAATTAATTATAGAGAAAAATGAGTAA